The DNA sequence AGTTATTGATCATCTCGTTCTTGCGCGATTCCGGTTGAATAAATTCCGGGTTCGCCTCGATGTACTGTAATAGGCGCTCCGTATACTTTGACAGGCGGAAAAAGTAACTCTGCTCGGTCACGTGGCTAATTTCGCGCTGGCAGTCGGGACAGGTGTAGCCGTGATCTGTCTTTGCCTGCCGCTCCGTCCAAAACGCCTCGCACTCGACACAGTAGTAACCGCTATATTCCCCTAAATAAATGTCGCCGTTGTCCCGCAAGCGCGTGAAAACCTTTTGCACGACTGCCTTGTGCCGCTCTTCCGTCGTACGGATGAAGTCGTCGTACGCAATATCGAGTTTCTCCCACAAATCTTGGATCCAGGCGACGATCGGATCGATAAATTCCCGCGGCGCTTTTCCTTCCTTTGCAGCGCGGCGCTGCAATTTTTGCCCGTGTTCGTCTGTCCCAGTTAAAAAGTACACATCGTAACCGGTCAGCCGCTTGAAGCGAGCAATCGTGTCAGCGGAAATCGTCGTATACGCATTACCGATGTGCAGTTTATTGCTCGGATAATAAATGGGCGTCGTCACATAAAACGTCTGCTGTTTGCTCATACCATTTCCTCCTCGGGTTCATCGTTTCCTTTTCATTAAAAAAGCCCCCCGTCCAGTTGGGACGAGAGGCTTACTCACGCGGTACCACCCAAATTTAGCGCCGCAAATGCCGGCACTACGCTTTAACACGTGTCACTTATACCGTTAACGCAGGTTCACGGGACACCTTACTATACGGCGCCTTGCGCCGCAGTTCGTTCAGGTGACCTTCTCCCGGGCCATGTTCACTGTATCTGCCTATGCCGGCTCGCACCTTCCCCGGCTCTCTGCTTTATAGGCAGAAGACAATTACTCTTCCGTTCATCGAATGTGATTTCCGTAGCAATGTTGCCTTATATTGTAACGAAATTAATCCGTCTTTGTCAACTTACCGTACACCACAATCCTATTATGATCTTCTTCTGAAGGATTAATAACTTGTCGCGAAGTTATAATTTATCATTGACTGTAAATGGAAACATTGGTACGATAAAATTGTATATATATAATTTGTCAATATATTGGGGAAATAAGGAGAGGTGACACAAGGTGATGAAGTCAACGGGGATTGTGCGCAAAGTAGATGAATTGGGACGTGTGGTGATCCCGATCGAACTACGCCGGACAATGGGGATCGGCGAAAAAGATGCATTGGAAATTTATGTGGACAAAGATCGCGTCATTTTAAAGCGGTACGAGCCTTCCTGTGTTTTTTGCGGTAACGCCGATCGCACGGTAAACTTTAAAAATAAAATTGTGTGCAGCGATTGTATCGCCCAATTGCCGGCGCCAGTTGCCCAAGAATAATATAGAAATATAGGCGACATTCACGAGCGACCAGACGGCCGCTCGTTTTTTTGTGCATTCTATTCATGCCGCCGGTGATAGTAGTTGTAAACGTCGCGTTTTTTCATGTTTCTTTCCACCGCTACTTTTTGTATCGCGTCCCGACTCGACGCGCCCTCGGCGATCCAGTGTGCGACGTGTGCCTCCAAAGAAAGCGCATGCCACCACGGCAACTCTTCCTCAGCCGCCACTTCGCTCGCGTTCCCTTCAATGGCAAGCGAACATTCGCCGCGCGGGGGATGCTGTTCAAACCACACGACCAATTCGTCAATTGTCCCCCGCAGCCACTCTTCGTGCCGTTTCGTCAATTCGCGGGCGACCGCTGCTTGGCGGTTGCCCCATTCATCGGCAATGAGC is a window from the Numidum massiliense genome containing:
- a CDS encoding AbrB/MazE/SpoVT family DNA-binding domain-containing protein, translating into MMKSTGIVRKVDELGRVVIPIELRRTMGIGEKDALEIYVDKDRVILKRYEPSCVFCGNADRTVNFKNKIVCSDCIAQLPAPVAQE